Below is a genomic region from Neisseria arctica.
AAATATGCCGTCTGAAATGCTTTTTCAGACGGCATATTTTTTCTGAGTCCAACTACAGGCCTAAAGTAAGTATTTGCCGATATACCCGGTAATCTTATTTGAAGAACTGGCAAACGTGTTATCAAAATATTATCAGCCCCGAAAGCTCATAAAATATTGCTCAACCATCCAGCAGTATTTTTAATACCTTCGGCAGCAAACAATAAACCATCACCTATTACCAAACGCAGGCATATCATTGTATAAACACGCTTAGCTTATCGGAAAGGCTCAGCGTAATTTAGCCGGTACGGAAGGCGCAGGCAGCCGTTTTAACCCCGTACCTGCTAAATCAATATGGCCGAAACGCGAATGACCTTGGTTCCAATCTTCTACTGCAAGGCACAAAGATTCCCTGCTGTCGGCAACAAAATTCCACCAAATTAGCGTAGGATACGGCAACGGTTCGCCACCCAAAAGCATCACATGGCAATCAGTTTCCGCATGCAGCAGAAGGCTTGACGCGCCGTTAAGCTCGATAAAGGCCAATTCATTTTCGACAAATACCTGCCCAGCAACCTGCAAGCTGCCAGAGATGATCAAAACACCGTATTCCCAACCGGAATTTAATGCTACAACATTTTCACCACCTGCTTTTAAGCGTATATCCAATCCAAGCAGCGGGCTGTATTGCCGCGTAGGAGCGGTATGGCCACCGTAACTGCCTGTGGTTAAGGTATAATCCGCCCCGTTTTCCGTCCATGCGGGTAATTTGGGATAATGCTCAAACGAAGGTTCGATTTCTTGATTCAATGGTAGCGCAATCCAAAGCTGTACGGCATGCAGATGTTTTATACCCTCAGGAGTTTGCTCGGTATGACTGATACCTCGGGCATCACCGGTACCGGCAGTCATCAGATTAACTTGGCCGGGACAGATTAATTGCTTGTATCCCAAACTATCTTGATGCCACATTTCCCCCTGAATCATCCAAGTAAAAGTTTGCAGGTTAGTATGCGGATGAGCGCCAACCTGCATACCATCTGAACCCGGGCCGAATACGGCAGGCCCTGCATGATCTAAAAAACACCATGCGCCAATTGTGCGGCGGCCACTTTGCGGTATCAGGCGTGCAACCGGTATGCCGCCTACATCTTTCAACCGCGCGCTGACTTTGTCTACCTGCATGAATCTTCCTTTTGATTAGCTATATCGACTCGTTATTTAGCTATGTTTGCTATCTTTTCAAATCCTGCTTGTCATTCAGTATAATGGCTTTCAGGTAAACCTAACAGATAGCTTCACCACAGTGTTTTTTACGTACAGGCCGTTTGAAAACTTACCGGCTGATATTTCAGACGGCATTCAGTAAATAATTTTTTTTCCGTATCCCTCTAAAATTTCTTTAATTCCCAATACGGTTTCCCGCGCAGGCGGGTGTATACCTTCGAGCTTGTAAGTATCGCCGCATAATGCCCACTTATGTGCGCCCAATTCGTGATACGGCAACAATTCCACCGTATCGATATTACCCATATCGCCGATGAACTCACCTAACAGATGAGCCGACCTTTCGTCGTCGGTATAACCCGGCACAATCACAAAACGTACCCTTACCGCTTGATTGCGTTCCGCCAAATAACGGGCGAAATTCAAAGTTTTGGTATTGGCTATACCGACTAATGTCTTGTGGATTTCCGGATCTATCTGTTTCAAGTCGAGCATGACCAAATCGGTATTATCCAGCAGCTCTTCCAATATATTGTCATAATGCAAAGCATAGCCGTTGGTATCCAAGCAGGTGTGGATATCATGAGTGCGGCAGGCTTTAAACCAATTGCGGATAAATTCGTATTGCAGCAACGGTTCGCCGCCTGTTGCCGTTACACCGCCGCCCGTTGCTTTCAAATAATGGCGGTAAGAGAGTACCTGCTTCATCACCTCTTCTACGCTTAATTCCAAAGCCTTATCGGTATGCATGTCCCAAGTATCACGGTTGTGACAATAAAGGCAACGCATCAGACAACCTTGCATAAATAAAACAAAGCGCAAACCAGGGCCGTCTACCGTTCCGCAACTTTCGATAGAGTGCACGATGCCTTTGCCTTGGTAATGGCGGCTTCCGGCTTGGGATACCGCTACTTTTGAGCGGATAATCGGTATATTTTTCATTTTTCGAATATTTGTGATTATTTCTTCAGACGGCCTGTCATACCCTAAAGCAGAACATTTTTAAAAATCATACTTACAGGCCGTCTGAAAACCAAAGTAAACATATTGACTGCCCTGACTATTTATTTGCCATCCGCATGAAAAGTGCCGGAAATACTCCGGCACTTGCATCTTCAGAGATCGGCTACAGTGTTTTACATACTGGCCGTAAAGGTACGGGTGATGACGTCTTGTTGCTGCTCTTTTGTGAGCGAGTTAAAACGCACGGCATATCCCGAAACACGGA
It encodes:
- a CDS encoding pirin family protein, coding for MQVDKVSARLKDVGGIPVARLIPQSGRRTIGAWCFLDHAGPAVFGPGSDGMQVGAHPHTNLQTFTWMIQGEMWHQDSLGYKQLICPGQVNLMTAGTGDARGISHTEQTPEGIKHLHAVQLWIALPLNQEIEPSFEHYPKLPAWTENGADYTLTTGSYGGHTAPTRQYSPLLGLDIRLKAGGENVVALNSGWEYGVLIISGSLQVAGQVFVENELAFIELNGASSLLLHAETDCHVMLLGGEPLPYPTLIWWNFVADSRESLCLAVEDWNQGHSRFGHIDLAGTGLKRLPAPSVPAKLR
- the pflA gene encoding pyruvate formate lyase 1-activating protein yields the protein MKNIPIIRSKVAVSQAGSRHYQGKGIVHSIESCGTVDGPGLRFVLFMQGCLMRCLYCHNRDTWDMHTDKALELSVEEVMKQVLSYRHYLKATGGGVTATGGEPLLQYEFIRNWFKACRTHDIHTCLDTNGYALHYDNILEELLDNTDLVMLDLKQIDPEIHKTLVGIANTKTLNFARYLAERNQAVRVRFVIVPGYTDDERSAHLLGEFIGDMGNIDTVELLPYHELGAHKWALCGDTYKLEGIHPPARETVLGIKEILEGYGKKIIY